A genomic stretch from Helianthus annuus cultivar XRQ/B chromosome 1, HanXRQr2.0-SUNRISE, whole genome shotgun sequence includes:
- the LOC110927456 gene encoding protein DETOXIFICATION 42: protein MAMDGISTSTLAERNFPILVFFKDYRIALKLDTLGREILSIAIPITMALAADPVASLIDTIYIGRIGPVEIAAVGISIALFNQVSKVAIFPLVSITTSFVAEEETIEKINTKVIEAEEMKSGYIDKVSTKGEALEIVVGNSDDGLKEKGDQKESATPEDDPKTSSCEPTDITDHQNTNAPNVKIPKRNIPSASTALLFGLALGVLETLFFALLAKPLLSLSGVKPGSPMLKPAYHYLALRSLGAPAVLFSLAIQGVFRGFKDTKTPLYATVAGDVVNVILDPLLIFTCNLGVSGAAIAHVLSQYLISLIMLVKLIQQVNLLPLSIKSLQFSRFLRSGSLLLFRVIAATIPVTLAASLATRLGATTMAAFQICLQVWLTSSLLSDGLAVAGQAIIASSFAEKNYEKATAAATRVLQMGFVLGLGVTLLIGLGLQFGSGVFTKDINVKHIITMGVPFVAGTQTINSIAFIFDGVNFGAHDFAYSAYSMILVSVASIGSLFGLNIVAGFVGIWFALSIFMGLRAITGVWRMGTGTGPWSFLRK from the exons ATGGCTATGGACGGTATTTCAACTTCAACACTAGCAGAAAGGAACTTTCCAATCCTTGTTTTCTTCAAAGATTATAG GATTGCACTCAAGTTGGACACACTTGGACGTGAAATACTTTCGATTGCTATACCCATAACCATGGCATTAGCTGCGGACCCCGTTGCTTCTTTGATCGACACCATCTACATTGGCCGTATAG GACCGGTGGAGATTGCTGCTGTTGGAATATCAATCGCGCTTTTTAATCAAGTTTCAAAAGTTGCGATATTCCCACTTGTTAGTATTACAACGTCGTTTGTTGCTGAGGAGGAGACGATAGAAAAAATCAACACAAAGGTGATAGAGGCTGAGGAGATGAAGAGCGGTTATATCGATAAGGTGTCAACCAAAGGAGAGGCGCTAGAGATTGTAGTTGGGAACTCGGATGATGGTTTGAAAGAAAAGGGCGACCAAAAGGAGTCTGCTACACCTGAAGACG ATCCTAAAACAAGCTCATGCGAGCCTACAGATATTACTGATCATCAGAACACGAATGCGCCTAATGTTAAGATACCGAAAAGAAATATCCCTTCGGCTTCAACAGCGTTGTTGTTCGGTTTAGCGCTTGGTGTTCTCGAAACACTCTTCTTTGCACTTCTTGCCAAACCACTTTTAAGTTTGTCAGGAGTTAAACCC GGCTCTCCAATGCTAAAACCGGCATACCATTATTTGGCACTACGATCACTAGGAGCTCCCGCGGTTCTTTTTTCTTTGGCAATTCAAGGAGTCTTTCGCGGTTTCAAAGATACCAAAACCCCTTTATATGCCACCG TTGCAGGCGATGTAGTGAATGTAATCTTGGATCCACTTCTTATATTCACTTGCAATTTGGGTGTTAGCGGTGCAGCTATTGCTCATGTTCTTTCCCA ATACTTGATATCCTTAATTATGCTAGTCAAGTTGATACAACAAGTTAATCTACTACCTCTGAGCATTAAGTCTTTGCAGTTCAGCCGCTTTCTTAGAAGTG GTTCGCTATTGTTGTTTCGAGTCATAGCAGCAACCATCCCCGTTACACTCGCTGCATCCTTGGCTACGAGATTGGGTGCAACAACCATGGCTGCATTTCAAATTTGCTTACAGGTCTGGTTGACCTCTTCACTGCTCTCAGATGGTTTAGCCGTTGCTGGACAG GCCATAATCGCTTCATCGTTTGCTGAAAAGAACTATGAAAAGGCAACGGCAGCCGCAACCCGAGTATTGCAG ATGGGATTTGTTTTGGGACTTGGAGTCACACTTTTAATAGGACTTGGTCTGCAATTTGGTTCTGGTGTTTTCACCAAAGACATAAACGTGAAGCACATCATAACCATGGGTGTCCCG TTTGTTGCTGGCACACAAACCATCAATTCAATAGCATTCATATTTGATGGAGTTAACTTCGGGGCACATGACTTTGCTTATTCTGCATACTCCATG ATCCTAGTGTCTGTTGCGAGCATTGGATCATTATTTGGTTTGAACATAGTTGCTGGTTTTGTTGGAATATGGTTCGCTTTGTCGATTTTCATGGGATTACGTGCTATCACAGGCGTATGGAG GATGGGAACAGGAACGGGTCCATGGTCTTTTCTTAGGAAGTAG